The Dehalococcoidia bacterium genome includes a window with the following:
- a CDS encoding peroxiredoxin, with amino-acid sequence MSQPPQPGDQAPDFRLPSTAGEIVGSELWRDAKLVLAFYTEDGTPACQAQAQTLAEDLPLIEELGARLVAISADPLDSHARFAERLGGVPYPLASDLDLTVARAYGVADEEQKRSRRAVFVIDRGGVVIYANPWFSAASPEQRLALLEALGAAF; translated from the coding sequence ATGAGCCAGCCCCCCCAGCCCGGCGACCAGGCGCCCGATTTCCGTCTGCCCTCGACAGCCGGCGAGATTGTCGGCAGCGAACTGTGGCGGGATGCCAAACTGGTGCTCGCCTTCTACACCGAGGACGGCACCCCCGCCTGTCAGGCGCAAGCGCAGACGCTCGCCGAGGACCTGCCGCTGATCGAGGAGCTTGGCGCGCGCCTCGTCGCCATCAGCGCCGACCCCCTCGACTCCCACGCGCGCTTCGCTGAGCGCCTTGGCGGCGTGCCCTACCCGCTCGCCAGTGACCTCGACCTCACGGTCGCCCGCGCCTACGGCGTTGCCGACGAAGAGCAGAAACGGAGCCGACGCGCTGTCTTTGTCATCGATCGCGGCGGGGTGGTGATCTACGCCAATCCGTGGTTCTCGGCCGCCAGCCCCGAGCAGCGGCTTGCGCTCCTTGAGGCGCTCGGCGCTGCCTTCTGA
- a CDS encoding gamma-glutamyltransferase family protein: protein MVAADLALYPPHRQHRAVAMGRRGAIASQSPLASAAGLRILQEGGNAVDAAIAIAAVECVALPMLCGLGGDTFAIVHAPDGRVQALNSSGAAPLALTAEEFRRRGLTLPPFRGAESAAVPGSVAAWEALCNSFGTMPLSALLAPAIWYAEHGVPVDERQAEVIALVAPTLQQEALRVYLPRGRPPLPGELLVQPAVAAALRAIAEGGAAAFYRGPLAEAMVADLQRGGSRYTLADFAAHRAEVLAPLRGRYRGYEIVQTPPVSQGAVMIEALHLLDGFELAGPLDPRTLHLQVEAIRLAFADRRQYLGDPRMTAFDVAALLSPQFAARRRAAIDPHRAGSGAPAGPFDFGGDTTSFVVADATGWGVSFIHSISSAGGAGALAGGILLNNRLGRGFTLEPGHPNELAPGKRTMHTLNCYAVLKDGVLRYLGGTPGGDGQPQWNLQVICNLIDFGMTVQEAAEWPRWMVAPATDPVTLDDPPRLDLDGRYPAEVVDALGRLGHPVRHVAPWDPGRVGAAVQLLHCDPERGVLSAGSDPRGAGQAVVW from the coding sequence ATGGTCGCGGCCGACCTCGCTCTCTACCCTCCTCATCGCCAGCACCGCGCTGTCGCGATGGGCCGGCGCGGCGCGATCGCCAGCCAGTCGCCGCTCGCTAGTGCCGCTGGGCTGCGCATCCTTCAGGAAGGAGGCAACGCGGTCGATGCCGCAATCGCGATCGCGGCGGTTGAATGCGTTGCCCTGCCGATGCTGTGCGGGCTTGGGGGCGACACATTCGCGATTGTCCATGCGCCCGATGGCCGGGTGCAGGCGCTGAACAGCAGCGGCGCCGCCCCGCTGGCACTGACCGCCGAGGAGTTTCGGCGGCGTGGGCTGACCCTGCCGCCGTTTCGGGGCGCGGAGTCGGCGGCCGTGCCGGGGAGCGTGGCGGCCTGGGAGGCGCTCTGCAACTCCTTTGGCACGATGCCGCTCTCGGCCCTGCTGGCGCCGGCGATCTGGTATGCCGAGCACGGCGTGCCGGTTGACGAGCGCCAGGCTGAGGTGATTGCGCTCGTTGCGCCAACCTTGCAGCAGGAAGCTCTGCGCGTCTACCTGCCGCGGGGACGGCCCCCTCTGCCGGGAGAACTGCTGGTCCAGCCGGCGGTGGCCGCCGCCTTGCGCGCGATTGCCGAGGGAGGCGCCGCCGCCTTCTATCGCGGGCCGCTGGCGGAGGCGATGGTCGCCGACCTGCAGCGAGGAGGGTCGCGCTACACGCTCGCCGATTTTGCTGCTCACCGAGCGGAAGTGCTCGCGCCGCTGCGCGGACGGTATCGCGGCTACGAGATCGTTCAGACCCCGCCGGTCTCGCAAGGCGCGGTCATGATCGAGGCGCTCCACCTCCTTGATGGGTTCGAGCTCGCGGGACCGCTTGACCCGAGAACGCTCCACCTTCAGGTCGAGGCAATCCGCCTTGCTTTTGCGGATCGGCGGCAGTATCTCGGCGATCCCCGCATGACGGCATTCGACGTCGCTGCGCTGCTCAGCCCGCAGTTTGCGGCGCGTCGGCGAGCAGCAATCGACCCCCACCGCGCCGGCAGCGGGGCGCCAGCGGGGCCGTTCGATTTTGGCGGCGACACAACGTCATTTGTCGTAGCGGATGCGACGGGCTGGGGAGTGTCGTTCATCCACAGCATCTCGTCGGCAGGGGGTGCGGGAGCGCTCGCAGGAGGAATTTTGCTCAACAACCGGCTTGGTCGCGGCTTCACCCTCGAGCCCGGCCATCCCAACGAACTTGCGCCCGGCAAGCGGACGATGCACACGCTGAACTGCTATGCGGTGCTGAAGGATGGCGTGCTGCGCTATCTCGGCGGCACGCCGGGAGGCGATGGCCAGCCGCAATGGAATCTCCAGGTGATCTGCAATCTGATCGATTTTGGAATGACGGTCCAAGAGGCGGCGGAATGGCCGCGCTGGATGGTCGCTCCGGCGACCGACCCGGTCACGCTTGACGACCCGCCGCGCCTCGATCTCGACGGCCGCTATCCGGCGGAAGTGGTCGACGCGCTGGGGCGCCTTGGTCACCCGGTTCGGCATGTCGCGCCCTGGGACCCAGGCCGCGTCGGCGCGGCAGTGCAGCTTCTGCATTGCGACCCAGAGCGCGGTGTGCTGAGCGCGGGCAGCGACCCTCGCGGCGCCGGGCAGGCGGTCGTTTGGTGA
- the sppA gene encoding signal peptide peptidase SppA: MRRGLLWALGLVTAALFLFGACGVGFLLGVAVGGTVAPFSAPAVAVIEVTGPITSGEGDPFAGGMAGSAKIVRWIEQAADDPRVRAIVLRIDSPGGDVTAADEIYNAVVKAKAKEKKVVASFGSMAASGGYYIAAPADRIVANPTSITGSIGVISVIPDVSGLLAKLGVESYIFKSGPHKDSSSGLRPLTESDRRIWQSIIDDVYERFIEVVAKGRGMDTATVRALADGRILTGRQALQVKLVDELGDLPEAIRTASELAGISGEPSILTYRDRGFFAALASSWLRPPWSGTMSALGLDVRAPVQYRLLP; this comes from the coding sequence ATGCGGCGTGGGCTCCTCTGGGCGCTTGGATTGGTGACAGCGGCGCTCTTCCTGTTCGGAGCGTGTGGGGTTGGTTTCCTGCTCGGGGTAGCAGTGGGCGGAACAGTCGCCCCCTTCAGCGCTCCTGCTGTCGCTGTTATTGAGGTGACGGGGCCAATCACCAGCGGCGAAGGGGACCCGTTCGCCGGGGGCATGGCGGGCAGCGCCAAGATCGTGCGCTGGATCGAGCAAGCAGCAGACGATCCCCGCGTCCGCGCAATCGTCTTGCGGATCGACAGCCCGGGCGGCGATGTCACCGCCGCGGATGAGATCTACAACGCGGTGGTCAAGGCAAAAGCAAAAGAGAAAAAGGTTGTGGCCTCGTTCGGGTCGATGGCGGCCTCAGGCGGCTATTACATTGCTGCGCCGGCGGACCGGATCGTCGCTAATCCCACCTCAATTACAGGCAGCATCGGCGTCATCAGCGTTATCCCGGATGTCTCTGGGCTGCTCGCGAAGCTCGGCGTGGAAAGCTATATCTTCAAGAGCGGGCCGCACAAAGACAGCAGTTCTGGTCTCCGTCCCCTGACCGAGAGCGACCGCCGGATCTGGCAGTCGATCATCGACGATGTCTACGAGCGGTTCATCGAGGTCGTCGCCAAGGGCCGAGGCATGGACACCGCCACCGTGCGCGCGCTTGCTGATGGGCGGATCTTGACCGGCCGCCAAGCGCTCCAAGTGAAGCTGGTGGACGAACTGGGCGATTTGCCGGAAGCGATCCGAACCGCCAGCGAACTTGCGGGCATCTCAGGAGAGCCGTCCATCCTCACCTACCGCGACCGCGGCTTCTTCGCCGCGCTCGCCTCCTCGTGGCTGCGCCCGCCCTGGAGCGGAACGATGAGCGCGCTTGGCCTCGATGTTCGCGCGCCGGTGCAGTATCGCCTGCTGCCCTGA